The following proteins are co-located in the Anoplopoma fimbria isolate UVic2021 breed Golden Eagle Sablefish chromosome 18, Afim_UVic_2022, whole genome shotgun sequence genome:
- the LOC129106991 gene encoding muscarinic acetylcholine receptor M5-like isoform X1, whose amino-acid sequence MEVHPPNSSFANTSQVQVTPHNVWEVITIATVSAIVSLITIVGNVLVLLSFKVNSQLKTVNNYYLLSLAFADLIIGVLSMNLYTTYILMGYWSLGNLACDLWLAVDYVASNASVMNLLVISFDRYFSITRPLTYRAKRTPKRAAIMIGLAWLVSFVLWAPPILCWQYFVGERNVPADQCQIQFLTEPVITFGTAIAAFYIPVSVMTILYCRIYKETQRRTKDLAELQGLATEVVLEGTKPQKTIINSCFHFTRERRERSQASWSSSNQSNATKTTTRSDEAWAKADQITSFNSYSSSEEEEQHVSIETPQGSFKEQDSGQSNKNGQVSDYTEDLYFSTPQKKSSKKSISCKFKPGSISKGKNGKPLTATPCLPKTEELTKNASPSSSTTSKPIDPVLKNQITKRKRMVLVKEKKAAQTLSAILLAFILTWTPYNIMVLISTFCTECIPTSLWHLGYWLCYVNSTINPMCYALCNKTFQKTFRMLLLCQWRRRRRGDDKLYWGGQNPNVNNKMT is encoded by the coding sequence ATGGAAGTACACCCTCCAAACAGCTCTTTTGCCAACACATCACAGGTCCAGGTGACTCCCCACAACGTCTGGGAGGTTATTACCATCGCTACAGTGTCAGCCATTGTCAGCTTGATAACCATTGTTGGTAACGTGCTGGTGTTGCTGTCCTTCAAAGTCAACAGCCAGCTGAAGACTGTAAACAACTACTACCTATTGAGTCTGGCTTTCGCTGACCTCATCATCGGAGTGCTGTCAATGAACTTATACACCACATATATCCTGATGGGTTACTGGTCCTTGGGAAACCTTGCATGTGATCTCTGGCTAGCAGTGGATTATGTTGCCAGCAATGCTTCGGTTATGAACTTACTGGTCATCAGTTTTGACAGGTACTTCTCCATCACAAGGCCGCTAACCTACAGGGCTAAAAGGACCCCAAAGAGAGCCGCCATCATGATTGGCCTCGCATGGCTGGTGTCTTTTGTCCTCTGGGCGCCACCCATACTGTGCTGGCAATACTTTGTAGGAGAGAGAAACGTGCCTGCTGACCAGTGCCAGATCCAGTTTTTAACAGAGCCTGTGATCACATTTGGTACAGCCATTGCTGCTTTCTACATCCCTGTCTCTGTTATGACCATCCTCTACTGTAGGATCTACAAGGAGACGCAGAGACGCACCAAAGATTTGGCAGAGCTGCAGGGCCTGGCTACTGAAGTTGTTCTAGAAGGGACTAAACCACAGAAAACTATCATTAATTCTTGCTTTCATTTcaccagagagaggagagagaggagtcagGCCTCATGGTCCTCATCTAACCAAAGTAATGCCACTAAAACTACCACGAGATCGGACGAGGCATGGGCAAAAGCAGATCAGATCACTTCCTTTAACAGCTACTCCTCatctgaagaggaggagcagcatgTGTCAATAGAAACCCCACAGGGATCTTTCAAAGAGCAAGATAGTGGACAAAGTAATAAGAATGGACAGGTGAGTGATTATACGGAAGATCTTTACTTTTCAACTCCTCAAAAGAAGAGCAGTAAAAAATCCATCTCTTGTAAATTCAAACCTGGCTCTATCTCAAAGGGTAAAAACGGCAAACCACTGACTGCCACACCATGCCTGCCTAAAACAGAAGAGCTCACCAAAAAcgcctccccttcctcctccaccacatcCAAACCCATTGACCCCGTCCTGAAAAACCAGATCACCAAGCGGAAGAGGATGGTGCTtgtgaaagagaagaaagcgGCCCAGACTCTCAGTGCCATCCTGCTGGCTTTCATCCTCACATGGACGCCCTACAACATCATGGTGCTCATCTCCACGTTCTGTACCGAGTGCATCCCCACGTCCCTGTGGCACCTTGGCTACTGGCTGTGCTACGTCAACAGCACCATCAACCCCATGTGCTACGCGCTCTGCAACAAGACCTTTCAGAAGACCTTCCGCATGCTTCTACTCTgccagtggaggaggaggaggagaggcgaCGACAAGCTGTACTGGGGTGGGCAAAACCCAAACGTCAACAATAAAATGACTTGa
- the LOC129106991 gene encoding muscarinic acetylcholine receptor M5-like isoform X2 — MNHGTSAGVHQLSLVTPHNVWEVITIATVSAIVSLITIVGNVLVLLSFKVNSQLKTVNNYYLLSLAFADLIIGVLSMNLYTTYILMGYWSLGNLACDLWLAVDYVASNASVMNLLVISFDRYFSITRPLTYRAKRTPKRAAIMIGLAWLVSFVLWAPPILCWQYFVGERNVPADQCQIQFLTEPVITFGTAIAAFYIPVSVMTILYCRIYKETQRRTKDLAELQGLATEVVLEGTKPQKTIINSCFHFTRERRERSQASWSSSNQSNATKTTTRSDEAWAKADQITSFNSYSSSEEEEQHVSIETPQGSFKEQDSGQSNKNGQVSDYTEDLYFSTPQKKSSKKSISCKFKPGSISKGKNGKPLTATPCLPKTEELTKNASPSSSTTSKPIDPVLKNQITKRKRMVLVKEKKAAQTLSAILLAFILTWTPYNIMVLISTFCTECIPTSLWHLGYWLCYVNSTINPMCYALCNKTFQKTFRMLLLCQWRRRRRGDDKLYWGGQNPNVNNKMT; from the exons ATGAATCATGGAACAAGTGCTGGGGTTCATCAGTTGTCACTG GTGACTCCCCACAACGTCTGGGAGGTTATTACCATCGCTACAGTGTCAGCCATTGTCAGCTTGATAACCATTGTTGGTAACGTGCTGGTGTTGCTGTCCTTCAAAGTCAACAGCCAGCTGAAGACTGTAAACAACTACTACCTATTGAGTCTGGCTTTCGCTGACCTCATCATCGGAGTGCTGTCAATGAACTTATACACCACATATATCCTGATGGGTTACTGGTCCTTGGGAAACCTTGCATGTGATCTCTGGCTAGCAGTGGATTATGTTGCCAGCAATGCTTCGGTTATGAACTTACTGGTCATCAGTTTTGACAGGTACTTCTCCATCACAAGGCCGCTAACCTACAGGGCTAAAAGGACCCCAAAGAGAGCCGCCATCATGATTGGCCTCGCATGGCTGGTGTCTTTTGTCCTCTGGGCGCCACCCATACTGTGCTGGCAATACTTTGTAGGAGAGAGAAACGTGCCTGCTGACCAGTGCCAGATCCAGTTTTTAACAGAGCCTGTGATCACATTTGGTACAGCCATTGCTGCTTTCTACATCCCTGTCTCTGTTATGACCATCCTCTACTGTAGGATCTACAAGGAGACGCAGAGACGCACCAAAGATTTGGCAGAGCTGCAGGGCCTGGCTACTGAAGTTGTTCTAGAAGGGACTAAACCACAGAAAACTATCATTAATTCTTGCTTTCATTTcaccagagagaggagagagaggagtcagGCCTCATGGTCCTCATCTAACCAAAGTAATGCCACTAAAACTACCACGAGATCGGACGAGGCATGGGCAAAAGCAGATCAGATCACTTCCTTTAACAGCTACTCCTCatctgaagaggaggagcagcatgTGTCAATAGAAACCCCACAGGGATCTTTCAAAGAGCAAGATAGTGGACAAAGTAATAAGAATGGACAGGTGAGTGATTATACGGAAGATCTTTACTTTTCAACTCCTCAAAAGAAGAGCAGTAAAAAATCCATCTCTTGTAAATTCAAACCTGGCTCTATCTCAAAGGGTAAAAACGGCAAACCACTGACTGCCACACCATGCCTGCCTAAAACAGAAGAGCTCACCAAAAAcgcctccccttcctcctccaccacatcCAAACCCATTGACCCCGTCCTGAAAAACCAGATCACCAAGCGGAAGAGGATGGTGCTtgtgaaagagaagaaagcgGCCCAGACTCTCAGTGCCATCCTGCTGGCTTTCATCCTCACATGGACGCCCTACAACATCATGGTGCTCATCTCCACGTTCTGTACCGAGTGCATCCCCACGTCCCTGTGGCACCTTGGCTACTGGCTGTGCTACGTCAACAGCACCATCAACCCCATGTGCTACGCGCTCTGCAACAAGACCTTTCAGAAGACCTTCCGCATGCTTCTACTCTgccagtggaggaggaggaggagaggcgaCGACAAGCTGTACTGGGGTGGGCAAAACCCAAACGTCAACAATAAAATGACTTGa